From the Oceanobacillus kimchii X50 genome, the window CATGCGCTCGTGCACGATCACTTTCACTTTCAATATTAGGTAATACTACGAGCTCCATAAACTTTTTAATAAAAGTTGACTTACCTGTACGGACTGCTCCAACTATTCCTAAATAGATATCACCGTTAGTCCGTTTTGAAATGTCTTTGAAAATATCCGTTTTTTCCAAAAGATCCCCTCCCGATCTCCGTACTTTAATATAAACCACCCGCAATATATTGACATTATGATTCTATGATGTTGTCCTATTAAAATATGCCTTGATTGGCAATATTTTTAATATATTTTTCCATACAGGTACATCATCGTTAAAAAAACCCTTGCAACAATATATATTGCTACAAGGGTTTTTTTATTCCATCTCTTCTGAAAAAATAACTTGATTATCTTTTATGGTATACGGAACAGAATATGCAGGAACAAATGGAGAGTGATCGGTTAGTAAGTACCGAATATCATCACCTTCGGAATATGCATGATTATATTCTTGAATAGCGTTGTTTAAGTCATAAGAATAATCAACAAAAAGATTCCCATCTAAATCCATAATAATTGGTAACTCTTCTTGCGAAAAAGGACTAGTAACTGTTGGTGCTTCTTCAAGACCTAATTTATTATAATCAATGGTGTAAAACTTGTCCGTAATTTTTTTCCCAAAAGCTGGATAGTAATTTTCCTGTCTATAAAAGTCCAATTGAACATTAACACGGCGTATTTCTTCTGTAATTCGTAAATCAATTAACTTTACTGTTGGATCATCTTCGGGATTTAATAAGGTATATTGATATACTCCTCCCTTTTCAAAAGAATTTCCAGGAGGCTCTGACAGATATCCCTTTTCACGAAGTTGACTAAAATCAATTAAATATTTTTCAAATTCTGGAGTATCATTATCCTTTGTTTGAATTGGAACAAGACCATTTTCACCTTCTTTATAACTATTTACGGATTGTTGAACGGTCTGTAATTGCTCTTCATATGGTATTTGGTTCTCGGACTTCTCACTTTGCGGATAAAGACAACCAGTAAGTAAGAAAGTAAGTAAAATAATTGGTATTAACAAATATGTACGTTTTTCCATAATTTAAAACTCCTTATCATTATCGTGTAGGTCCACTAAATACGACATACAGGATAATAAATCCCCCACAAATTAGACAGAGGTAAGCAAGTAATGATACTACCACCTGTACCCAGCCACGAAGTTTACTTCTGCTCCACACAATCAGTCCCATTGCGAGAATTAATAAAAACATTCCTGCAAATGAAACATACATCATAAACATTGAAATTGACAACGATTTCACCTCGACTAACTATAAATATCCTTTACATAGGTGTCATTATAACATAATCATCCGTTAGAACGAGTGAATTTTACTAATATTATGTGACGGAATTAAACATAAGGAATCCCGTGATAAAGGGGGTGACTCTACCACGGGATGACTAAATAAGTTTCCTTAGCAACTCTATCCTTGAATGCTTGTGCGATTTATCTTATGCATATAAATGTGATTTCGTATACTCAATTGCCTATGCCTTGCTATTTTTTGAAAAGTTTATTTAAACTATTCATATCACTTGGCATATTATTATTCACAATGGATTGCACAATTTTATCTTCTCTTTCTTTTGAGAGGGGTTTATTTGCCATTTGAGATAGCTGTTTTACTAAATTACGTACAGTTTGTTCATCTTTAAAATTAGCATGCTTTACAGAGTC encodes:
- a CDS encoding DUF2768 domain-containing protein is translated as MSISMFMMYVSFAGMFLLILAMGLIVWSRSKLRGWVQVVVSLLAYLCLICGGFIILYVVFSGPTR
- a CDS encoding stage VI sporulation protein F, which gives rise to MNNFQKGLFDKLQKNANINPEDVYKVADSVKHANFKDEQTVRNLVKQLSQMANKPLSKEREDKIVQSIVNNNMPSDMNSLNKLFKK